From Pseudomonas sp. LS1212, the proteins below share one genomic window:
- a CDS encoding enoyl-CoA hydratase, with the protein MTFETILLEVRDRVGLITLNRPQALNALNAQLIGELNQALDTLEADSNIGCIVLTGSAKAFAAGADIKEMAELTYPQIYLDDLFSDSDRVANRRKPIIAAVSGFALGGGCELALMCDFILAADNARFGQPEINLGVLPGMGGTQRLTRAVGKAKSMELCLTGRLMDAEEAERAGLVARIVPQEKLLEEALAVAAKIASKSLPVAMMVKESVNRAFEVSLSEGVRFERRVFHAAFATQDQKEGMAAFVAKREAQFKGL; encoded by the coding sequence ATGACGTTTGAAACCATTTTGTTGGAAGTGCGCGACCGGGTCGGCCTGATCACCCTCAACCGCCCACAGGCGCTCAACGCCCTGAACGCGCAGTTGATCGGCGAACTGAACCAGGCACTCGATACCCTGGAAGCCGACAGCAATATCGGCTGTATCGTCCTGACGGGCTCGGCCAAGGCCTTCGCGGCCGGTGCCGACATCAAGGAGATGGCCGAGCTGACCTACCCGCAGATCTACCTGGACGACCTGTTCAGCGACAGCGACCGGGTCGCCAACCGACGTAAGCCCATCATCGCTGCGGTCTCCGGCTTCGCCCTGGGTGGCGGCTGCGAACTGGCACTGATGTGCGACTTCATCCTGGCGGCGGACAACGCCCGCTTCGGCCAGCCAGAAATCAACCTCGGCGTGCTGCCGGGCATGGGCGGCACCCAGCGCCTGACCCGTGCGGTGGGCAAGGCCAAGTCCATGGAGCTGTGCCTGACCGGCCGCCTGATGGATGCCGAAGAAGCCGAGCGGGCTGGCCTGGTGGCGCGTATCGTGCCTCAGGAAAAACTGCTCGAAGAAGCCCTCGCCGTGGCGGCGAAAATCGCCAGCAAGTCCCTGCCCGTGGCGATGATGGTCAAGGAAAGCGTCAACCGCGCCTTTGAAGTGAGCCTGTCCGAAGGCGTGCGTTTCGAGCGCAGGGTGTTCCATGCGGCGTTTGCCACCCAGGACCAGAAGGAAGGGATGGCTGCCTTTGTTGCC